A window of the Lactuca sativa cultivar Salinas chromosome 5, Lsat_Salinas_v11, whole genome shotgun sequence genome harbors these coding sequences:
- the LOC111908718 gene encoding probable protein disulfide-isomerase A6, with amino-acid sequence MSRSSIFFTLATLALLFLSSAVADVVVLTEDNFEKEVGQDRGALVEFYAPWCGHCKKLAPEYEKLGASFKKSKSVLIGKVDCDEHKGVCSKFGVSGYPTIQWFPKGSLEPKKYEGARTAEALVEFVNSEGGTSVKIASVPSSVVVLNSDNFEEIVLNGKKDVLVEFYAPWCGHCKSLAPVYESLAAAFKNEEDVVIANLDADNYKDLGEKYGVSGFPTIKFFPKNNKDGEDYEGGRDIDSFVTFINEKCGTSRDAKGQLTSTAGLIAELDSLVKEFVTAGSDEKKALYAKIEEEVGKLTGSASRYGKIYVKAAKSSLSKGGDYAKNEIQRLERILSKSISPTKADEFTLKKNILSAFA; translated from the exons ATGTCGAGATCCTCCATCTTCTTCACGTTAGCAACCCTAGCTCTTCTCTTCTTATCGTCGGCCGTCGCTGATGTTGTCGTACTCACTGAAGACAACTTCGAGAAAGAGGTCGGTCAAGATCGTGGCGCACTCGTTGAGTTCTACGCTCCATG GTGTGGGCACTGTAAAAAGCTTGCTCCTGAATATGAAAAACTCGGTGCAAGCTTCAAAAAATCAAAATCCGTTTTGATCGGAAAG GTGGACTGTGATGAGCATAAGGGCGTTTGCAGCAAATTTGGTGTCTCTGGTTACCCCACTATCCAGTGGTTTCCTAAGGGATCTTTGGAACCCAAAAA GTACGAAGGGGCACGTACTGCTGAAGCACTTGTTGAGTTTGTAAACTCTGAAGGAG GAACCAGTGTAAAGATAGCTTCAGTTCCCTCAAGTGTGGTAGTATTAAACTCTGATAACTTTGAGGAGATTGTATTGAATGGCAAAAAGGACGTGTTGGTTGAATTCTATGCACCCTG GTGTGGGCATTGCAAGAGCCTTGCTCCT GTTTATGAAAGTCTAGCAGCTGCTTTTAAAAACGAGGAAGATGTAGTTATTGCCAATCTTGATGCCGACAATTATAAGGATCTTGGTGAAAA GTATGGTGTAAGTGGTTTCCCAACAATTAAGTTCTTCCCAAAAAACAACAAAGATGGTGAAGACTATGAAGGTGGACGCGATATAGATAGCTTTGTGACCTTCATCAATGAGAAATGTGGCACTAGCCGTGATGCCAAGGGACAACTTACTTCCACT GCTGGTTTAATTGCAGAATTGGACAGCTTAGTGAAGGAGTTTGTGACTGCTGGTAGTGATGAAAAGAAAGCATTATATGCCAAGATTGAGGAGGAAGTTGGAAAACTCACTGGTTCTGCTTCAAG ataTGGAAAGATATACGTGAAAGCTGCCAAAAGTAGTCTGAGCAAAGGTGGTGATTATGCTAAGAATGAGATCCAACGTTTAGAGCGTATTCTTTCTAAG TCGATTAGCCCTACAAAGGCGGATGAATTCACCCTGAAGAAAAACATTTTATCTGCTTTTGCATGA